The Brassica napus cultivar Da-Ae unplaced genomic scaffold, Da-Ae ScsIHWf_61;HRSCAF=101, whole genome shotgun sequence genome window below encodes:
- the LOC106428870 gene encoding probable mitochondrial adenine nucleotide transporter BTL1, which translates to MTMAVPKEGFVAMVKDSVSSAPSESPLSLQPQFPDFTIPVKDFFKSREAREFLSGALAGAMTKAVLAPLETIRTRMIVGVGSRTIPGSFVEIIQKQGWVGLWAGNEINMIRIIPTQAIELSTFECVKRVMTSAQEKLKKIEQAKIEIGDFSFSPSISWLSPVAVAGAAAGVASTLVCHPLEVLKDRLTVSPEIYPSLRLAVPRILRDDGIRGFYAGLGPTLVGMLPYSTCYYFMYDTMKTTYCKSKNKKALSRPEMLLLGALAGLTASTISFPLEVARKRLMVGALKGECPPNMAAAIAEVVKERGVMGLYRGWGASCLKVMPSSGITWVFYEAWKDILLASNTKPLI; encoded by the exons atgaCAATGGCTGTACCGAAAGAAGGGTTCGTTGCTATGGTGAAGGACTCTGTTTCCTCTGCTCCATCTGAGTCTCCTCTTTCTCTCCAGCCTCAGTTTCCTGACTTCACCATTCCTGTTAAA GATTTCTTCAAGTCTAGGGAAGCTCGTGAGTTTCTGAGTGGGGCTTTAGCTGGAGCTATGACTAAAGCTGTTCTTGCTCCACTTGAGACTATAAG GACAAGGATGATTGTTGGTGTTGGATCGAGAACCATTCCAGGAAGCTTTGTGGAAATCATACAGAAGCAAGGATGGGTTGGTCTTTGGGCTGGCAACGAGATCAACATGATCCGTATCATCCCAACTCAAGCCATTGAGTTGAGCACTTTTGAGTGTGTAAAGCGTGTAATGACATCAGCGCAAGAGAAGCTCAAGAAGATTGAGCAGGCGAAGATTGAGATTGGTGACTTTAGTTTCAGTCCGTCCATATCTTGGCTCTCTCCCGTTGCTGTTGCTGGTGCAGCTGCAGGTGTTGCTAGCACACTTGTCTGCCATCCTCTCGAAGTCCTCAAG GATAGATTGACTGTGAGCCCTGAGATTTATCCAAGCTTGAGACTTGCAGTTCCAAGGATATTAAGAGACGATGGAATCCGTGGATTCTACGCTGGCTTGGGGCCAACACTGGTCGGGATGCTTCCTTACAGCACATGTTATTACTTCATGTATGACACTATGAAAACCACTTACTGCAAATCCAAGAACAAGAAGGCTTTAAGCCGTCCAGAGATGCTTCTTCTCGGAGCTCTAGCTg GTCTAACGGCTAGCACCATTAGCTTCCCATTGGAGGTGGCGAGGAAGCGGTTGATGGTGGGAGCTCTGAAGGGGGAATGTCCACCGAACATGGCTGCGGCAATAGCAGAAGTAGTGAAGGAAAGAGGAGTGATGGGACTCTACAGAGGTTGGGGAGCAAGTTGTTTGAAAGTCATGCCGTCTTCTGGCATCACTTGGGTCTTCTACGAAGCCTGGAAAGATATTTTGCTCGCCTCCAACACCAAGCCACTCATATAA
- the LOC125604766 gene encoding pumilio homolog 5-like isoform X2 — protein MTTQSAMRMVEGDHVKSWQASSRDPTGIFGSHDMAVEDLRFLMERNRLDSSGSDHTGKIPSRSGSAPPSMEGSFAALRNLLKHQEGSFSRSIENYGSEEEIRSDPGYVAYYLSNINLNPRLPPPLISRENQHLLRHLGGEGNNLSPTASWDDMGVRSSLLASRTALSTHREEPEDEASSGEQLTFASLPGRRKSFADIIQRPHSAGNHPTAEDIHAISSGIASERTRRVPESDISVVNLLRETDSLSMEAIASEDPFTSELSSQSSTNTQNERSNARVGSREDNNLSAFGASGPSSAASRMRGNQEEPRRMPVQYTPSSYQVQATSPQQMTYPRMGGGTHDMMQNLPRIATGESSGMYLPQYGYSGYPPASGVVPQYMSGYPSHEATVPMPYDISSPSSGYNNSFSRGSFSPTAQNTPLVDPFQLQYYQQAQAEAYAPSFDSFGKQDQQATGFMANQEPHSNPLSPSFGLQSPRHMGNYFAVPPGVRVMQQYPGSPLASPVMPSSPVGGMMSQFGRRSDTRYHHQQGPSRNTGIYPGGWQGNRGGASSSSVDDFKRHSFLDELKSPNARKMELSDITGRVIEFSVDQHGSRFIQQKLEHCSDEEKASVFSEVLPQASKLMTDVFGNYVIQKFIEHGTPAQREELVKQLAGQMVSLSLQMYGCRVIQKALEVIDVDQKTELTRELDGNVLKCVRDQNGNHVIQKCIESMPASRIGFIISAFRGQVATLSTHPYGCRVIQRILEHCSDDEETRCIIDEILESAFALAHDQYGNYVTQHVLERGKPDERRQIIEKLTGNVVQMSQHKYASNVVEKCLEHADSTERELLIEEIMGKSEEDNHLLAMMKDQYANYVVQKVLEISKDEQREILVQRMKIHLESLRKYTYGKHIVARFEQLFGEESEASEGGAEG, from the exons ATGACGACGCAGAGCGCTATGAGGATGGTGGAAGGTGATCATGTAAAAAGTTGGCAGGCTTCCTCTAGGGATCCCACTGGGATATTTGGTTCACATGATATGGCTGTTGAAGATTTAAGGTTCCTTATGGAAAGAAATAGATTGGATAGTAGTGGAAGTGATCATACAGGTAAGATCCCTAGTAGGAGTGGGAGCGCGCCGCCTAGCATGGAAGGCTCATTTGCAGCTCTTAGGAATCTCTTGAAACATCAGGAAGGTAGTTTTAGTAGGTCTATTGAGAATTATGGCTCTGAAGAAGAGATACGTAGCGATCCTGGCTATGTAGCTTACTATCTGTCCAACATCAACTTGAACCCGAGGCTCCCTCCTCCGTTGATCTCACGTGAGAATCAGCACTTGCTGCGTCATTTGGGTGGTGAGGGTAATAACCTGAGTCCAACAGCGTCTTGGGATGATATGGGGGTAAGATCTTCCTTGCTTGCTTCTAGAACTGCGCTTTCTACACATAGAGAGGAGCCTGAGGACGAGGCTTCTTCTGGTGAACAGCTGACTTTTGCTTCTTTGCCTGGTCGTCGTAAGAGCTTTGCTGATATCATTCAG CGGCCTCATTCGGCAGGGAACCATCCAACAGCAGAAGACATACATGCCATTTCTTCTGGTATAGCTTCAGAAAGGACAAGAAGAGTACCAGAGTCTGATATAAGTGTGGTGAATCTTCTGAGGGAGACAGATTCTCTCTCCATGGAGGCTATTGCTAGTGAAGATCCTTTTACCTCTGAGTTGAGCTCACAAAGTTCAACCAACACTCAGAATGAGAGATCAAATGCGAGGGTAGGGAGCCGCGAGGACAACAATCTATCTGCTTTTGGTGCTTCTGGTCCATCCTCTGCTGCTTCTAGAATGAGGGGGAACCAAGAAGAGCCAAGGAGAATGCCTGTGCAATATACGCCTTCATCGTATCAGGTTCAAGCTACTTCGCCACAACAAATGACCTATCCGAGGATGGGTGGTGGTACACACGACATGATGCAGAACCTGCCTAGGATTGCAACTGGAGAG TCCTCGGGTATGTACCTCCCTCAGTATGGTTATAGCGGTTACCCTCCTGCCTCTGGTGTTGTCCCTCAGTATATGAGTGGATACCCATCTCATGAAGCCACTGTTCCTATGCCGTATGATATCTCATCGCCTTCTTCGGGCTACAACAACTCCTTCTCTCGTGGATCCTTTTCACCTACTGCACAGAACACTCCTCTAGTGGATCCTTTTCAGCTGCAATATTATCAACAGGCTCAAGCAGAGGCATATGCTCCTTCGTTTGATTCCTTTGGGAAGCAAGACCAACAAGCTACTGGCTTTATGGCTAATCAAGAACCTCACAGCAACCCTTTGAGTCCAAGTTTTGGGTTGCAAAGTCCACGGCACATGGGAAACTACTTTGCAGTGCCACCGGGTGTGAGAGTCATGCAACAGTATCCAGGATCACCTCTTGCTAGTCCAGTGATGCCATCCTCACCGGTTGGTGGGATGATGAGCCAGTTTGGAAGACGAAGTGACACAAGGTATCATCATCAACAAGGACCTAGTAGAAACACAGGGATCTACCCTGGTGGATGGCAAGGGAACAGAGGAGGAGCTAGCAGCAGCAGCGTCGATGATTTTAAAAGACATTCTTTTCTTGATGAACTCAAGTCTCCAAATGCTCGTAAAATGGAGCTGTCTGATATCACAGGGCGTGTTATTGAGTTCAG CGTTGATCAGCATGGCAGCCGGTTTATCCAACAGAAACTGGAGCACTGTTCTGATGAGGAGAAGGCATCTGTTTTCAGTGAGGTTCTTCCACAAGCTTCGAAATTGATGACTGATGTCTTTGGAAATTATGTTATCCAAAAG TTCATAGAACATGGAACTCCAGCGCAGAGGGAAGAACTTGTGAAGCAACTTGCTGGTCAGATGGTTTCTCTAAGCTTGCAGATGTATGGATGTCGTGTGATACAAAag GCCCTTGAAGTGATAGATGTTGACCAAAAGACAGAACTGACTCGTGAGCTAGATGGGAATGTGCTGAAGTGTGTTAGAGACCAAAACGGAAATCATGTTATTCAAAAGTGTATAGAGAGTATGCCTGCCTCTAGGATTGGATTCATAATTTCAGCTTTCCGTGGTCAAGTTGCCACTCTTTCTACTCATCCTTATGGATGCCGAGTCATCCAG AGAATCTTGGAGCATTGCTCAGATGATGAGGAGACTCGTTGTATAATCgatgaaatcttggagtctGCTTTTGCTCTTGCTCATGATCAGTATGGGAACTATGTCACTCAG CATGTCCTGGAGAGAGGGAAGCCTGACGAAAGGAGACAGATCATTGAGAAGTTGACAGGGAACGTTGTTCAGATGAGTCAGCACAAATACGCGTCTAACGTTGTGGAGAAGTGTCTAGAGCATGCTGATAGTACCGAGAGAGAGTTGCTGATTGAAGAGATAATGGGAAAATCAGAGGAAGACAATCACTTGCTG GCGATGATGAAAGATCAGTATGCAAATTATGTGGTCCAGAAAGTATTGGAGATCAGTAAAGATGAGCAAAGGGAGATCCTGGTGCAGAGAATGAAAATCCATCTCGAGAGTTTGAGGAAGTACACATATGGGAAACACATAGTAGCCCGATTCGAACAACTGTTTGGTGAAG AGAGTGAAGCTTCGGAAGGAGGAGCAGAAGGTTAG
- the LOC125604766 gene encoding pumilio homolog 5-like isoform X1 produces the protein MTTQSAMRMVEGDHVKSWQASSRDPTGIFGSHDMAVEDLRFLMERNRLDSSGSDHTGKIPSRSGSAPPSMEGSFAALRNLLKHQEGSFSRSIENYGSEEEIRSDPGYVAYYLSNINLNPRLPPPLISRENQHLLRHLGGEGNNLSPTASWDDMGVRSSLLASRTALSTHREEPEDEASSGEQLTFASLPGRRKSFADIIQRPHSAGNHPTAEDIHAISSGIASERTRRVPESDISVVNLLRETDSLSMEAIASEDPFTSELSSQSSTNTQNERSNARVGSREDNNLSAFGASGPSSAASRMRGNQEEPRRMPVQYTPSSYQVQATSPQQMTYPRMGGGTHDMMQNLPRIATGEVHSSFQSPHGLTSPPMYTSTAAYMTSLSPFYNHNFQSSGMYLPQYGYSGYPPASGVVPQYMSGYPSHEATVPMPYDISSPSSGYNNSFSRGSFSPTAQNTPLVDPFQLQYYQQAQAEAYAPSFDSFGKQDQQATGFMANQEPHSNPLSPSFGLQSPRHMGNYFAVPPGVRVMQQYPGSPLASPVMPSSPVGGMMSQFGRRSDTRYHHQQGPSRNTGIYPGGWQGNRGGASSSSVDDFKRHSFLDELKSPNARKMELSDITGRVIEFSVDQHGSRFIQQKLEHCSDEEKASVFSEVLPQASKLMTDVFGNYVIQKFIEHGTPAQREELVKQLAGQMVSLSLQMYGCRVIQKALEVIDVDQKTELTRELDGNVLKCVRDQNGNHVIQKCIESMPASRIGFIISAFRGQVATLSTHPYGCRVIQRILEHCSDDEETRCIIDEILESAFALAHDQYGNYVTQHVLERGKPDERRQIIEKLTGNVVQMSQHKYASNVVEKCLEHADSTERELLIEEIMGKSEEDNHLLAMMKDQYANYVVQKVLEISKDEQREILVQRMKIHLESLRKYTYGKHIVARFEQLFGEESEASEGGAEG, from the exons ATGACGACGCAGAGCGCTATGAGGATGGTGGAAGGTGATCATGTAAAAAGTTGGCAGGCTTCCTCTAGGGATCCCACTGGGATATTTGGTTCACATGATATGGCTGTTGAAGATTTAAGGTTCCTTATGGAAAGAAATAGATTGGATAGTAGTGGAAGTGATCATACAGGTAAGATCCCTAGTAGGAGTGGGAGCGCGCCGCCTAGCATGGAAGGCTCATTTGCAGCTCTTAGGAATCTCTTGAAACATCAGGAAGGTAGTTTTAGTAGGTCTATTGAGAATTATGGCTCTGAAGAAGAGATACGTAGCGATCCTGGCTATGTAGCTTACTATCTGTCCAACATCAACTTGAACCCGAGGCTCCCTCCTCCGTTGATCTCACGTGAGAATCAGCACTTGCTGCGTCATTTGGGTGGTGAGGGTAATAACCTGAGTCCAACAGCGTCTTGGGATGATATGGGGGTAAGATCTTCCTTGCTTGCTTCTAGAACTGCGCTTTCTACACATAGAGAGGAGCCTGAGGACGAGGCTTCTTCTGGTGAACAGCTGACTTTTGCTTCTTTGCCTGGTCGTCGTAAGAGCTTTGCTGATATCATTCAG CGGCCTCATTCGGCAGGGAACCATCCAACAGCAGAAGACATACATGCCATTTCTTCTGGTATAGCTTCAGAAAGGACAAGAAGAGTACCAGAGTCTGATATAAGTGTGGTGAATCTTCTGAGGGAGACAGATTCTCTCTCCATGGAGGCTATTGCTAGTGAAGATCCTTTTACCTCTGAGTTGAGCTCACAAAGTTCAACCAACACTCAGAATGAGAGATCAAATGCGAGGGTAGGGAGCCGCGAGGACAACAATCTATCTGCTTTTGGTGCTTCTGGTCCATCCTCTGCTGCTTCTAGAATGAGGGGGAACCAAGAAGAGCCAAGGAGAATGCCTGTGCAATATACGCCTTCATCGTATCAGGTTCAAGCTACTTCGCCACAACAAATGACCTATCCGAGGATGGGTGGTGGTACACACGACATGATGCAGAACCTGCCTAGGATTGCAACTGGAGAGGTACATTCGAGTTTCCAATCTCCTCACGGTTTGACATCGCCTCCTATGTATACATCAACAGCTGCATATATGACATCTCTGAGCCCGTTTTACAATCATAACTTTCAGTCCTCGGGTATGTACCTCCCTCAGTATGGTTATAGCGGTTACCCTCCTGCCTCTGGTGTTGTCCCTCAGTATATGAGTGGATACCCATCTCATGAAGCCACTGTTCCTATGCCGTATGATATCTCATCGCCTTCTTCGGGCTACAACAACTCCTTCTCTCGTGGATCCTTTTCACCTACTGCACAGAACACTCCTCTAGTGGATCCTTTTCAGCTGCAATATTATCAACAGGCTCAAGCAGAGGCATATGCTCCTTCGTTTGATTCCTTTGGGAAGCAAGACCAACAAGCTACTGGCTTTATGGCTAATCAAGAACCTCACAGCAACCCTTTGAGTCCAAGTTTTGGGTTGCAAAGTCCACGGCACATGGGAAACTACTTTGCAGTGCCACCGGGTGTGAGAGTCATGCAACAGTATCCAGGATCACCTCTTGCTAGTCCAGTGATGCCATCCTCACCGGTTGGTGGGATGATGAGCCAGTTTGGAAGACGAAGTGACACAAGGTATCATCATCAACAAGGACCTAGTAGAAACACAGGGATCTACCCTGGTGGATGGCAAGGGAACAGAGGAGGAGCTAGCAGCAGCAGCGTCGATGATTTTAAAAGACATTCTTTTCTTGATGAACTCAAGTCTCCAAATGCTCGTAAAATGGAGCTGTCTGATATCACAGGGCGTGTTATTGAGTTCAG CGTTGATCAGCATGGCAGCCGGTTTATCCAACAGAAACTGGAGCACTGTTCTGATGAGGAGAAGGCATCTGTTTTCAGTGAGGTTCTTCCACAAGCTTCGAAATTGATGACTGATGTCTTTGGAAATTATGTTATCCAAAAG TTCATAGAACATGGAACTCCAGCGCAGAGGGAAGAACTTGTGAAGCAACTTGCTGGTCAGATGGTTTCTCTAAGCTTGCAGATGTATGGATGTCGTGTGATACAAAag GCCCTTGAAGTGATAGATGTTGACCAAAAGACAGAACTGACTCGTGAGCTAGATGGGAATGTGCTGAAGTGTGTTAGAGACCAAAACGGAAATCATGTTATTCAAAAGTGTATAGAGAGTATGCCTGCCTCTAGGATTGGATTCATAATTTCAGCTTTCCGTGGTCAAGTTGCCACTCTTTCTACTCATCCTTATGGATGCCGAGTCATCCAG AGAATCTTGGAGCATTGCTCAGATGATGAGGAGACTCGTTGTATAATCgatgaaatcttggagtctGCTTTTGCTCTTGCTCATGATCAGTATGGGAACTATGTCACTCAG CATGTCCTGGAGAGAGGGAAGCCTGACGAAAGGAGACAGATCATTGAGAAGTTGACAGGGAACGTTGTTCAGATGAGTCAGCACAAATACGCGTCTAACGTTGTGGAGAAGTGTCTAGAGCATGCTGATAGTACCGAGAGAGAGTTGCTGATTGAAGAGATAATGGGAAAATCAGAGGAAGACAATCACTTGCTG GCGATGATGAAAGATCAGTATGCAAATTATGTGGTCCAGAAAGTATTGGAGATCAGTAAAGATGAGCAAAGGGAGATCCTGGTGCAGAGAATGAAAATCCATCTCGAGAGTTTGAGGAAGTACACATATGGGAAACACATAGTAGCCCGATTCGAACAACTGTTTGGTGAAG AGAGTGAAGCTTCGGAAGGAGGAGCAGAAGGTTAG